The Sphingobacterium bambusae genome includes a window with the following:
- a CDS encoding NAD(P)H-dependent flavin oxidoreductase: MDRHIENQASTMKWTNDITRLLGIDFPIVQAPMFGVTTPEMVAAAGTAGCLGSLALADLHADQCRDAIHKTRMLTQRPFAVNLFVHHIPAIDDRLRTDYAEATAWMEQLAQRYNLAVKLPAIDDLAMHNYAEQIEAIMDENCKIVSFTFGNLDPQSIARLKSKGTVLIGTCTSVKEAELLAQADIDIICVQGIEAGGHRGTFATEDIPAIGGLSLLAQVSEAVQVPLLYAGGIYNAKTLLAARALGANGFQIGSLLLGSAESALHDFEKDRSRRAKESDIVLTKSFSGRFARGIKNIFVDESEASGLILPYPYQNKLTAELRKVARSNKLSEFVNIWMGQSISEFSGDSTTSIIKRLIEQTEVLAGL, translated from the coding sequence TTGGACAGACACATTGAAAACCAAGCATCAACGATGAAATGGACAAATGATATCACCCGCCTATTGGGTATCGACTTCCCGATTGTACAGGCACCAATGTTTGGTGTTACTACGCCCGAAATGGTTGCTGCGGCCGGCACTGCTGGGTGCTTAGGCTCGTTGGCGCTGGCGGACCTCCATGCGGATCAATGCAGAGACGCAATCCACAAGACGCGAATGCTTACACAGCGGCCATTTGCGGTGAATCTTTTTGTACATCATATTCCAGCAATAGATGACCGTTTGCGAACAGACTACGCCGAAGCGACGGCATGGATGGAGCAGCTTGCCCAACGATACAATTTGGCTGTGAAGCTTCCCGCGATCGATGACTTGGCCATGCATAATTATGCGGAGCAAATCGAAGCGATTATGGACGAGAACTGTAAAATTGTGAGCTTCACATTTGGAAACCTTGATCCGCAAAGTATCGCGCGCTTAAAAAGTAAGGGCACCGTTTTAATTGGTACCTGCACCTCGGTAAAAGAGGCGGAACTATTAGCGCAAGCAGATATTGATATAATCTGTGTGCAAGGGATTGAAGCCGGTGGGCATCGTGGAACGTTTGCGACGGAGGATATTCCAGCGATTGGCGGACTGTCCTTATTGGCACAGGTAAGCGAAGCTGTACAAGTACCTCTTCTCTATGCCGGAGGTATTTATAATGCAAAGACCCTATTGGCCGCTCGTGCGCTGGGGGCAAACGGATTTCAAATAGGGAGCTTATTATTGGGCTCGGCAGAAAGTGCGCTGCATGATTTTGAAAAAGATAGATCGAGAAGAGCCAAGGAGTCCGATATTGTGCTAACGAAAAGCTTTTCTGGACGCTTTGCGCGGGGCATAAAAAATATATTTGTCGACGAGAGCGAAGCCAGCGGGCTTATTTTGCCCTACCCCTATCAAAACAAACTAACAGCCGAATTGAGGAAAGTAGCCCGCTCGAACAAACTGTCGGAATTCGTAAATATTTGGATGGGGCAGTCTATCAGTGAATTTAGTGGCGATTCTACAACGAGTATTATTAAACGATTAATCGAACAGACCGAGGTTTTGGCGGGCTTATAG
- a CDS encoding DUF2625 domain-containing protein, with protein sequence MRTRISRLFMTAMFVFSSLALFAQRKIQPVEELLNGGEEGWTVVEDLLKSAKNKVEILDANVDRAKESLYRTQVTTKSPMGAIVYKTGGVVVDDGWIRILGSGSDRLNRTLPEWNKGKSFREFGETPSFLLIADDVIGGFFLLNGGALGDDLGKIYYFSPDNLEFEPLDLTYTGFLQFCFNSNLDEFYSGYRWKTWRADISRLDSDTVFTFYPYLWSKEGKEINKISKKPISAEEQFRFNKEMREQLNFDE encoded by the coding sequence ATGAGAACAAGAATATCGCGATTATTTATGACAGCTATGTTTGTTTTTTCAAGCCTAGCATTGTTCGCACAGCGTAAAATTCAACCTGTCGAAGAACTACTTAACGGAGGAGAGGAGGGGTGGACTGTTGTTGAAGATCTTCTTAAATCTGCAAAAAATAAAGTCGAAATTTTGGATGCCAATGTAGACCGAGCAAAAGAATCGCTGTATAGAACACAGGTTACAACGAAGTCTCCGATGGGGGCTATTGTATATAAGACTGGTGGCGTTGTCGTAGATGATGGTTGGATTAGGATACTTGGCTCAGGAAGCGACAGGCTCAATCGAACGCTGCCTGAATGGAATAAGGGGAAATCATTTCGCGAATTTGGAGAGACGCCCTCATTTTTATTGATTGCTGATGACGTCATTGGCGGCTTCTTCCTCTTAAATGGCGGTGCACTTGGCGATGATTTAGGTAAGATTTATTATTTTTCACCCGATAATTTGGAGTTTGAGCCGTTAGATCTTACTTACACCGGATTTTTGCAGTTCTGCTTTAACAGCAATTTAGACGAGTTTTACAGCGGCTACAGGTGGAAAACATGGCGAGCCGATATTTCGCGGTTGGATAGTGATACTGTTTTTACCTTTTATCCTTATTTGTGGAGTAAGGAAGGTAAGGAAATAAACAAAATTTCAAAGAAGCCTATCTCAGCGGAGGAACAGTTTCGATTTAATAAGGAAATGAGAGAACAGCTTAATTTCGACGAGTAA
- a CDS encoding nuclear transport factor 2 family protein: MKKTLATIATAVIMISSFASFAAEKTNPLKDAASAKIISTYLESSTIGSVELNKYLFAEDFQYSNSANNDTFNKKEYTAFLKAHKGVNYDCKTSYEILDESGQACIAKATMVFENFTRVDYITLNQEQDGWKVSKVVTTYK, translated from the coding sequence ATGAAAAAGACATTAGCAACCATCGCCACCGCCGTCATCATGATCAGTTCATTCGCTTCATTCGCCGCGGAAAAAACCAATCCATTAAAAGATGCTGCATCAGCAAAGATCATCAGCACCTATTTGGAGAGCAGCACCATCGGTAGCGTCGAGCTGAATAAGTACCTTTTCGCCGAGGATTTCCAGTACAGCAACAGCGCCAACAATGATACATTCAATAAGAAAGAATATACTGCATTTTTGAAAGCCCACAAAGGCGTCAACTACGACTGCAAAACCAGCTACGAAATTTTGGACGAGAGCGGACAAGCCTGTATCGCTAAAGCAACCATGGTCTTCGAAAACTTTACCCGTGTAGACTATATCACCCTTAACCAAGAGCAAGATGGCTGGAAGGTTAGCAAGGTAGTAACTACATACAAATAA
- a CDS encoding GNAT family N-acetyltransferase: MMQPENRRRPPYTHYPLLADERVSLREIVNEDLHALMEISYYDGQQAQNVLEAEQMLDRIRLDYQRGDSLHWAIVDTNSGKIVGTCGYYRGFANNAGELGCILLAPYRGQGYMSAALSLAIAFGQQNMALERIWAATDRSNAAAQALLARLHFVQGKSMGSEDELLYEYWG; this comes from the coding sequence ATGATGCAGCCTGAAAATCGGAGACGCCCACCCTACACCCACTATCCCCTCCTAGCCGATGAGCGTGTCAGCCTTCGGGAAATTGTAAATGAAGATTTGCATGCCCTTATGGAAATCAGCTATTACGACGGGCAGCAGGCACAAAACGTTCTCGAAGCAGAGCAGATGCTCGATCGCATCCGTTTAGATTATCAACGGGGCGACTCCCTACATTGGGCAATCGTCGACACGAATAGCGGAAAGATTGTAGGCACCTGTGGTTACTACCGCGGCTTTGCCAACAACGCCGGGGAATTGGGCTGTATCTTGTTGGCGCCATACCGAGGACAAGGCTATATGTCGGCCGCGCTGTCTTTAGCGATAGCCTTTGGCCAGCAAAATATGGCGTTGGAACGTATATGGGCCGCTACCGACCGCAGCAATGCTGCTGCCCAGGCACTACTCGCGCGCCTTCACTTCGTGCAAGGAAAATCGATGGGCAGCGAGGATGAACTCCTGTACGAATATTGGGGCTGA
- a CDS encoding RNA polymerase sigma factor gives MTIIQRLKSDDQTALKEIFEQFGEEVYAVAFRFLRDRYDAEDVVQSVFLKLWNARASMDELGAVWSLLYVITKRLALNKLRDRMAKPMNEQLAETLEIVHDIAADSRVLSREIADIEAVVIDRLPKQQRMIYLLRRDEGLSYKEISEKLNISPNTVRNHVVECLKAFRKGFRKYGYHFLLFFSFFN, from the coding sequence ATGACTATTATCCAGCGATTAAAAAGCGATGATCAAACGGCATTGAAAGAAATCTTTGAGCAATTTGGCGAAGAGGTTTACGCTGTCGCATTTCGCTTTCTCAGAGATCGTTATGATGCAGAAGATGTTGTGCAATCTGTATTCTTGAAACTTTGGAATGCAAGAGCTTCCATGGATGAGTTGGGAGCCGTATGGTCCTTACTCTATGTCATTACCAAACGTTTGGCGTTAAACAAGCTCCGTGATCGCATGGCCAAGCCCATGAATGAGCAGCTCGCAGAAACCTTAGAAATAGTCCATGATATAGCGGCGGATTCCCGCGTACTATCCCGTGAAATTGCCGATATTGAGGCCGTAGTGATCGATCGGCTACCCAAGCAACAGCGCATGATTTACTTGCTCCGCAGAGACGAAGGTCTATCTTACAAAGAGATTTCCGAGAAACTCAACATTTCGCCCAACACGGTACGCAACCATGTGGTGGAATGCCTAAAAGCCTTTCGCAAAGGCTTCCGTAAATACGGTTACCACTTCCTTTTATTTTTTTCGTTTTTTAACTAG
- a CDS encoding FecR family protein yields the protein MSTRKKDTQRFTDLLQKQIDNRITEDELLELHYLLELLDEHAQQQGLDQVNISRIGEENWPQERQQHVYGQIAEAIQVDQKSADQDAIAIPVKSKTPWLRRASLAASIVIMFALSFFAWNSWIRPNGTTLNDQIATEAEQDIYLQENNTSSLRLPNGRQIALDSNDHSALAASGLATLRDEQGNLYYRAQHAKENESGAADYFTFTSAKGRTTRLVLSDGTEVTLNSASSIRYPRAFSGTAREVQLLDGEAFFDVTHDASHPFLVKAKENIIKVLGTSFNVSAYADDEEVTTTLLDGAVHFSNGFHSLLLQPGEQVTAWKNQKKLFKKQVDVLEYTLWRDGFFMFDDQSVSSILTTVKRWYDIDEVSFLDTPSDKFSGTFKRTKSLKQLLKNMQKIGHFNYEITGRRIIIMN from the coding sequence ATGAGCACGAGAAAAAAGGATACACAGCGCTTTACAGATTTGTTACAAAAGCAAATCGATAATCGGATTACTGAAGATGAGTTGCTGGAGCTGCATTACCTCTTGGAGCTTTTGGACGAGCACGCACAGCAGCAGGGGCTAGATCAGGTAAACATTAGCCGAATCGGCGAAGAAAATTGGCCCCAAGAACGCCAACAACATGTTTACGGACAGATCGCGGAAGCTATCCAAGTTGATCAAAAATCTGCAGATCAAGATGCGATAGCAATTCCGGTAAAGAGCAAAACACCATGGCTTCGTCGAGCATCCCTTGCGGCCAGCATAGTGATCATGTTCGCTCTTTCTTTTTTTGCTTGGAATTCTTGGATACGCCCGAATGGCACAACGCTCAACGACCAAATTGCTACAGAAGCAGAACAAGACATCTATTTACAAGAAAACAATACCTCTTCCCTGCGCTTACCAAATGGACGGCAGATTGCGCTGGACAGCAATGACCATAGTGCTTTAGCCGCATCCGGATTGGCGACACTTCGCGATGAGCAGGGCAATCTCTATTATCGGGCACAGCACGCTAAAGAAAACGAATCGGGAGCGGCTGATTATTTTACCTTCACCAGCGCCAAAGGTCGCACCACACGGCTGGTGCTCAGTGATGGCACAGAAGTGACGCTCAACAGCGCATCATCTATTCGCTATCCTCGCGCTTTCAGCGGCACAGCGCGCGAAGTGCAATTGCTAGATGGCGAAGCTTTCTTTGACGTTACCCATGATGCCTCACACCCATTTTTGGTAAAAGCGAAAGAAAACATCATCAAGGTGCTCGGCACGTCCTTCAATGTTTCCGCCTATGCGGATGACGAAGAAGTCACCACCACCCTGCTGGATGGCGCAGTGCATTTTTCCAACGGTTTCCACAGCCTGCTGTTACAACCCGGCGAACAGGTTACCGCCTGGAAAAACCAAAAGAAACTGTTCAAAAAACAAGTCGATGTTCTGGAATACACTTTGTGGCGCGATGGCTTCTTTATGTTTGATGACCAGTCCGTCTCGTCTATACTAACCACCGTTAAGCGCTGGTATGATATCGATGAAGTGTCTTTTTTAGACACCCCATCCGACAAATTTTCCGGCACATTCAAACGTACAAAGTCGCTGAAGCAACTTCTAAAGAACATGCAAAAGATTGGACATTTTAATTATGAAATCACAGGAAGGAGGATTATCATCATGAATTAA
- a CDS encoding SusC/RagA family TonB-linked outer membrane protein, whose product MKLTAILVALFSLQGLAAVHGQRLSLHVNGKSVKTVLYEIQRKTGYDFLYSSKTLDHTKPVTLHMDNAALQQVLDACMAGQPLAYEINDGTVFIKRKSPSERSAVSQQRTVLGEVKSATGELLPGVTIVADGSTKRSTTTDMQGKFSLVLDANSKFLTVSNIGYHSQRISLGNDGVLSIILEEEVGELDEVVVVGYGELKKKEITSAISSVKAKDFNPGSARSPMELIQGKVAGLNITREQGNNPNSGASIQLRGVTSISGDKSPLIVIDGIPGGNLDLLQQDDIESFDVLKDGSAAAIYGTRANAGVILITTKKGRAGEPTFNYSTYVQKDFVNKRPDLLSASEYRNIIATTPNTKAQDLGADTDMYNALINTGNASHYHNLSASGGTDKANYRAALFYNDLQGIAKENSREQVGGRLNINQKGLQGKLELQVNMVANFNKANLLGGSAGDFEQAVKWNPTAPIYKEDGTFYEMQENYNPIGKYANQLNQRDQQTFSGDARLTAHLTDYLSAAMFGSYLRDNWNNRAYRSMNDWGQRVGTSWNGLGFASKGNELNWSKTFEPTLNFKKTFAEQHSVSAVAGYSYQYNTRETFGAENNGFTTDGFLDWNLGAGSAINDTRLPRPGVRSFKDDNTLIAVFGRVNYSFADKYFVQAILRREGSSRFGINNKWGNFPAASIGWNIAQEDFMQDVGLINDLKFRMGFGVTGNQGVGNYQSLTTLSTGGVYPQEGVYYQTYGPSRNVNPDLRWERKEEWNMGLDFSVLDSRISGSLDVYRRDTKDLLYQYAVQQPSFVHTNLWYNVGTIRNSGVELTLNAFPVRNDHFQWEVNLTANSQFNKLTQLSSETFKVSFISLADIPNPGAMGPAIRLEEGGTVGNFYGKRFAQFSEDGQWMFYKADGSIVPSGEVTEQDWTILGNGMPKYVLGLNQRFSYKGFDLSMLIRGKFGFDILNLPEVFYGNTQYLPNNIYNSALSRHNALNAAPMYSDYYIERGDFVRLDNMTLAYTFNLKSAYLKNLRTYVSGRNLFTITGYSGLDPEIRDTGLDPGVDARGFYPRTQSWTVGLNIGF is encoded by the coding sequence ATGAAATTAACAGCCATTCTTGTTGCCCTTTTTTCCCTACAAGGCCTCGCTGCCGTGCATGGGCAACGCCTATCCCTACATGTAAACGGCAAGTCGGTAAAGACCGTCCTCTACGAAATTCAACGTAAAACTGGTTACGACTTTCTATACAGCAGCAAAACACTTGATCATACCAAGCCGGTAACCTTGCACATGGACAATGCAGCGCTGCAGCAGGTACTGGATGCCTGCATGGCTGGCCAGCCTTTAGCCTACGAGATTAATGATGGCACCGTTTTTATCAAGCGAAAATCGCCAAGTGAGCGCAGCGCCGTATCGCAGCAGCGAACCGTACTTGGGGAAGTAAAAAGTGCCACGGGCGAACTGCTTCCAGGAGTAACCATTGTGGCCGACGGATCAACAAAGCGCAGTACAACAACGGATATGCAGGGAAAATTTTCCCTCGTACTAGATGCGAACAGCAAATTTCTAACGGTAAGCAACATTGGCTACCACAGCCAACGCATTAGCCTAGGCAACGATGGTGTGCTGAGCATTATCCTCGAAGAAGAAGTGGGCGAGCTGGATGAGGTCGTCGTTGTGGGATACGGCGAGCTAAAGAAAAAAGAGATTACCTCCGCCATCTCCTCGGTAAAAGCAAAAGATTTTAACCCCGGATCGGCACGCTCTCCGATGGAGCTGATCCAAGGTAAGGTTGCCGGATTGAATATTACTCGTGAACAGGGCAACAACCCCAACTCTGGGGCATCTATACAGTTGCGTGGCGTAACCTCCATCAGTGGCGACAAATCACCCTTGATCGTTATCGACGGTATTCCGGGCGGAAACCTTGATCTGCTGCAGCAGGATGATATCGAATCTTTCGACGTTCTGAAAGACGGTTCGGCAGCAGCGATTTATGGAACGCGCGCCAATGCAGGTGTCATCTTGATCACCACCAAGAAAGGACGTGCCGGAGAACCAACCTTCAACTACAGCACCTATGTGCAAAAAGACTTTGTCAATAAAAGACCCGACCTGCTTTCCGCTTCGGAGTACCGCAATATCATCGCGACCACGCCCAACACAAAAGCGCAGGATTTAGGTGCTGATACGGATATGTACAACGCCCTGATCAACACCGGCAATGCCAGCCATTACCACAACCTTTCTGCCTCTGGCGGTACCGACAAGGCAAACTACCGCGCCGCACTATTCTACAACGACCTACAAGGAATAGCAAAAGAAAATAGTCGCGAGCAAGTTGGCGGACGCCTCAACATCAACCAGAAAGGCCTTCAGGGAAAGCTGGAGTTGCAAGTAAACATGGTCGCCAATTTCAACAAGGCAAACCTATTGGGCGGCAGTGCCGGCGACTTTGAGCAAGCCGTGAAGTGGAACCCTACCGCGCCGATCTATAAAGAGGATGGCACTTTCTACGAAATGCAGGAAAACTACAATCCTATCGGCAAATATGCCAATCAACTGAACCAGCGCGATCAGCAAACCTTCTCGGGAGATGCGCGCTTGACGGCACATCTGACGGATTACCTCTCTGCAGCGATGTTTGGATCCTACCTGCGTGACAACTGGAACAACCGCGCTTATCGCTCGATGAACGACTGGGGACAGCGCGTAGGGACGAGCTGGAATGGCTTAGGCTTTGCCTCAAAAGGCAACGAATTAAACTGGAGCAAGACTTTCGAGCCTACCTTAAACTTCAAGAAAACCTTCGCCGAGCAGCACAGCGTAAGTGCCGTTGCAGGTTACAGCTACCAGTACAACACCCGCGAAACCTTCGGCGCCGAAAACAACGGCTTTACAACCGATGGTTTTCTAGACTGGAACTTGGGTGCCGGTTCGGCAATCAACGATACCCGCTTGCCTCGTCCGGGCGTCCGGAGTTTTAAAGACGATAATACGCTGATAGCCGTTTTCGGTCGTGTAAACTATTCCTTCGCTGATAAGTATTTTGTGCAGGCTATCCTACGCCGTGAAGGATCTTCCCGCTTTGGTATCAATAACAAATGGGGTAATTTCCCTGCGGCATCCATCGGATGGAACATCGCACAGGAAGATTTTATGCAAGATGTGGGTCTTATCAACGACCTGAAATTCCGCATGGGCTTTGGCGTAACAGGTAACCAAGGTGTGGGTAATTACCAATCGCTTACAACGCTGTCCACGGGTGGTGTGTACCCACAAGAAGGCGTTTATTACCAAACGTATGGTCCTTCCAGAAACGTCAATCCTGACCTTCGCTGGGAGCGCAAGGAAGAATGGAACATGGGTCTTGATTTCAGTGTGCTGGACAGCCGGATCTCGGGAAGCTTGGATGTCTATCGCCGCGATACCAAAGATCTACTTTACCAGTATGCTGTGCAGCAACCTTCTTTCGTGCACACCAACCTGTGGTACAATGTGGGCACCATTCGCAACAGCGGCGTAGAACTGACACTCAACGCTTTCCCGGTGCGCAATGATCACTTCCAATGGGAAGTCAATCTAACGGCCAATTCGCAGTTCAACAAGCTGACGCAACTGTCGAGCGAAACGTTCAAAGTATCATTCATCTCCCTTGCAGATATTCCTAACCCCGGCGCTATGGGACCGGCCATTCGTTTGGAAGAAGGCGGCACGGTAGGTAATTTTTACGGAAAACGTTTTGCACAATTTAGCGAAGATGGCCAATGGATGTTTTACAAGGCCGACGGATCGATCGTTCCTTCGGGAGAGGTTACGGAGCAGGACTGGACCATTCTCGGAAACGGTATGCCCAAATACGTACTTGGTCTTAACCAACGCTTTTCTTACAAAGGTTTTGACCTCAGCATGTTGATCCGTGGAAAATTTGGCTTTGATATCCTGAATCTTCCAGAAGTATTCTACGGAAATACACAATATCTGCCTAACAACATCTACAACAGCGCCCTTTCGCGCCACAACGCCCTGAATGCAGCACCGATGTATTCGGATTATTACATCGAGCGCGGCGACTTCGTTCGTCTGGACAATATGACCTTGGCCTATACCTTCAATCTGAAGAGTGCCTACCTCAAAAATCTGCGCACCTATGTTTCTGGACGTAACCTGTTTACCATTACAGGCTACAGCGGGCTGGATCCAGAAATTCGGGACACCGGACTAGATCCAGGGGTTGATGCCCGCGGCTTCTACCCACGCACGCAGTCATGGACCGTCGGTCTTAATATTGGATTTTAA
- a CDS encoding RagB/SusD family nutrient uptake outer membrane protein, translating to MKNIVFKGITCLMLGLTASCTDLNETVYSDLYKDNFYSNKREVLQAAQRPFTHMQSWIAPIRGDGYYYHAEMSSDQVAWPQKGRHAYDNGDHMRQHYHTWVDTEGRLRNAWQGMWTGVGYCNAAIGDIEVLDPAKLGMPKEELDAILAELHVLRAFHYMKLMDLWGNIPIVTQVGVPMNPPTRPRAEVFQFIRQELETYVPQLLPYTQNLVGRVAQTGGYAMLADLYLNAEKWTGTQMWDECIAACNKIMNGEAGGLGGTPKLAGDLLETFANTNRSAPEALFQYAYSQKGGFVWDWIPLMGFSNVSEALGVNYAGNNGYVVIPTMFDSYADNDLRKSTWFLFGPQYKLGTTQPILGTEEYNGKPLIYVNSIRRESQGDITSAGKMAEGEENSGARFHKYKTGLTADANYRENHFMIYRLTEIYFYKAEALMRKNGGAATSEAVELINASRVRAFRPEDWNAARYTTASLTLDELLAEKGREFIFEGKRRTDIIRFGRFINGSWWDHTPTNDAQKEIYPIPYTQLANNPNLIQNPGY from the coding sequence ATGAAAAATATAGTTTTTAAAGGAATAACATGTTTGATGCTCGGCTTAACGGCATCATGTACCGATCTGAATGAGACCGTTTACTCAGATCTATATAAGGATAATTTCTACAGCAACAAGCGGGAGGTTTTACAAGCAGCACAACGCCCTTTTACGCATATGCAATCGTGGATCGCGCCGATTCGCGGGGATGGCTACTACTACCACGCCGAAATGTCATCGGATCAAGTTGCTTGGCCACAAAAAGGTAGACACGCCTATGATAATGGCGACCATATGCGTCAGCACTACCATACGTGGGTAGATACCGAAGGCCGCCTGCGCAACGCTTGGCAAGGCATGTGGACTGGCGTTGGCTATTGCAACGCTGCTATAGGTGATATCGAGGTACTCGATCCGGCAAAGCTTGGCATGCCCAAAGAAGAGCTTGATGCGATTCTGGCCGAGCTCCATGTTTTGCGCGCCTTCCATTACATGAAACTGATGGATCTTTGGGGAAATATACCCATTGTGACCCAAGTAGGCGTTCCTATGAATCCTCCTACCCGTCCGCGTGCAGAGGTCTTCCAGTTCATTCGCCAAGAACTGGAAACCTATGTTCCCCAATTACTTCCTTACACGCAAAACCTCGTTGGCCGCGTGGCGCAAACGGGAGGTTACGCCATGCTTGCGGATCTGTACCTCAACGCAGAGAAGTGGACAGGAACCCAGATGTGGGACGAGTGTATTGCCGCTTGTAATAAAATTATGAACGGAGAAGCCGGTGGCCTTGGTGGCACACCAAAGCTTGCGGGAGATTTGCTAGAAACATTCGCCAACACCAACCGCAGTGCACCAGAAGCCTTGTTTCAATATGCATACAGCCAAAAGGGAGGCTTCGTTTGGGATTGGATCCCTTTGATGGGTTTTAGCAATGTAAGCGAGGCCTTAGGTGTAAACTATGCGGGCAACAATGGCTATGTTGTCATCCCGACCATGTTTGACTCCTATGCCGATAATGATCTCCGCAAGAGCACTTGGTTTCTCTTTGGCCCACAATATAAATTGGGTACCACGCAGCCTATCTTGGGTACGGAGGAGTATAACGGCAAACCGTTGATCTACGTAAATAGCATCCGCAGAGAAAGTCAAGGAGACATAACGAGCGCCGGTAAAATGGCCGAAGGCGAAGAAAATAGTGGGGCACGTTTTCACAAATATAAAACGGGCCTGACGGCCGATGCCAACTATCGCGAAAACCATTTCATGATCTACCGACTAACCGAGATCTATTTCTACAAAGCGGAAGCGCTTATGCGCAAAAACGGAGGAGCAGCAACAAGCGAAGCTGTAGAGCTCATCAATGCGTCGCGTGTACGCGCATTTCGGCCTGAAGACTGGAACGCTGCACGGTACACGACTGCCAGCCTGACTTTGGACGAGCTGTTGGCGGAGAAGGGGCGTGAGTTTATCTTTGAAGGCAAACGCCGCACGGATATTATCCGTTTTGGTCGATTTATCAATGGTTCCTGGTGGGATCATACCCCGACCAACGATGCCCAAAAGGAAATATATCCTATTCCATACACGCAATTGGCCAACAACCCTAACCTTATTCAAAACCCAGGTTACTAA